A single region of the Vagococcus teuberi genome encodes:
- a CDS encoding glycosyltransferase family 2 protein, which translates to MTKKMLSIVVPCYNEQDTINPYITRMMDIEKLLPNLTFEYWFVNDGSKDNTLEVLKKETASSNKYNYLSFSRNFGKESALYAGLEHTRGDYITVMDVDLQDPPELLPKMVELIEQGEHDCIGTRRVTRAGEPKIRSFFAKQFYKIINKISDVEIVDGARDYRLMSRQMVDAILELKEYNRFSKGIFSWVGFDTHYLEFENIERVEGETSWSFWDLLQYSIDGIISFSEFPLKLSTILGFMSFIASIIALIFIVIRALIFGDPTSGWPSLVCIILALGGLQLLCLGVVGQYLGKTFLETKRRPIYIVKDQKISPLEED; encoded by the coding sequence ATGACTAAAAAAATGCTTTCCATTGTGGTCCCTTGTTACAACGAACAAGACACGATCAATCCCTATATTACTCGTATGATGGATATAGAAAAATTATTACCAAATTTAACGTTTGAATACTGGTTTGTCAACGACGGATCAAAAGATAATACATTAGAGGTTTTAAAAAAAGAGACAGCTTCATCTAATAAATACAACTACCTTTCTTTTTCCCGAAACTTTGGAAAAGAATCTGCTCTTTATGCCGGCCTTGAACATACTCGAGGAGATTATATCACTGTCATGGATGTTGATTTGCAAGACCCTCCAGAGCTTTTACCTAAAATGGTTGAACTAATAGAACAAGGAGAACATGACTGCATTGGTACTAGACGTGTTACACGTGCTGGGGAACCTAAAATCAGATCATTTTTCGCAAAACAATTTTATAAAATTATCAATAAAATATCTGATGTTGAAATTGTTGACGGCGCAAGAGATTACCGACTTATGTCTCGTCAAATGGTCGATGCGATACTAGAACTTAAAGAATACAACCGATTTTCAAAAGGAATATTTAGCTGGGTTGGATTTGATACTCATTACTTAGAATTTGAAAATATTGAACGTGTTGAAGGTGAAACGTCTTGGTCTTTTTGGGACTTATTACAATACTCTATTGATGGCATCATCTCATTTTCAGAATTCCCACTAAAACTCTCAACTATTCTTGGATTTATGTCATTTATCGCGTCCATTATCGCTTTGATTTTTATTGTAATACGTGCTCTTATTTTCGGGGATCCAACATCAGGATGGCCATCTCTTGTTTGTATTATATTAGCACTAGGTGGTCTACAACTTCTCTGTTTAGGAGTTGTGGGACAATATTTAGGTAAAACAT
- a CDS encoding TetR/AcrR family transcriptional regulator, with protein MPKDTFLNLPVPKKEKIDMILLDTFYNQSVSQVKVSHIVEQMEMSRGAFYKYFVDLKDAYDYIVKQQSILIHQDIIDYINQHKSNFFHGIEQYLVFCSHLKTDSAYWKGLLLLTRADYQRTMKRLNLDDSSHMLMEWIKLLENNEFTIHETQEAVSFLYFIMEIVMNSLTDFIINNWTPEELILDYHYKIKWITKGIK; from the coding sequence ATGCCAAAGGATACATTCCTGAATCTACCTGTCCCCAAAAAAGAAAAAATAGATATGATTTTGCTTGATACATTTTATAACCAATCTGTCAGCCAAGTAAAGGTGTCACATATCGTCGAGCAGATGGAAATGTCTAGAGGAGCATTTTATAAATACTTTGTTGATTTGAAAGATGCTTACGATTACATTGTTAAACAGCAATCTATTCTAATTCATCAAGATATTATTGATTACATTAATCAGCATAAAAGTAATTTTTTCCACGGAATTGAACAATACCTTGTTTTTTGTTCCCATCTAAAAACGGATAGTGCTTATTGGAAAGGACTATTACTTCTAACTCGAGCTGATTATCAACGAACAATGAAGCGTTTAAATCTAGATGACTCTTCACACATGCTAATGGAATGGATCAAGTTATTGGAAAACAACGAATTCACAATCCATGAAACTCAAGAAGCTGTCAGTTTCCTTTACTTTATTATGGAAATTGTCATGAATTCCTTAACTGATTTCATTATCAATAATTGGACACCAGAGGAGTTAATATTGGATTATCACTATAAAATAAAATGGATTACTAAAGGAATTAAATAG
- a CDS encoding DUF1054 family protein: MLMFDESCFDVFNIEGLDNRMIGVREKIQPVFQSIDEKVVVELEPLLGEKLPIHIAQHRRRTTNAPDFTWSAMGGDNRGYKKYPHFQLGITPEYAVIWLSFIDNPQNEALMAQECLDNIQWFEQLPKGFVVNTDHTKNNYHALESEQLVKDLTRWKEVKKGEFQIGRVIHKETFDTKTTEELFAYILETYLSLIPIYQDCCKLTNE, from the coding sequence ATGTTAATGTTTGATGAATCATGTTTTGATGTGTTTAATATAGAAGGGTTAGACAATCGAATGATTGGTGTTCGTGAAAAAATTCAACCTGTTTTTCAATCAATTGATGAGAAAGTTGTTGTTGAGTTAGAGCCTTTGCTGGGTGAAAAATTGCCTATCCATATAGCCCAACATAGACGACGTACAACAAATGCACCAGATTTTACGTGGAGTGCAATGGGTGGAGATAATCGTGGCTACAAAAAATACCCGCATTTTCAATTAGGGATTACGCCAGAATATGCGGTGATTTGGTTGTCCTTTATTGATAACCCACAAAATGAAGCACTTATGGCTCAAGAGTGTTTAGATAATATACAGTGGTTTGAGCAACTTCCAAAAGGTTTTGTGGTGAATACTGATCACACGAAAAATAATTATCATGCTTTAGAATCAGAACAATTAGTAAAAGATTTAACACGTTGGAAAGAAGTTAAAAAAGGTGAATTTCAAATTGGGCGTGTCATTCATAAAGAAACGTTTGACACTAAAACGACAGAAGAATTATTTGCTTACATATTAGAAACCTATTTGTCACTTATACCAATTTATCAAGATTGTTGTAAACTAACGAACGAATAG
- a CDS encoding DUF2871 domain-containing protein: MQKLARASLSYMIIGLISGVYFREMTKFNDFEGWTQLSVIHTHTLILGMFFFLIVLLLEKSFNLTKHKNFKKFYVIYNIGLGITLLMMLTHGTMTILGIESSAAISGIAGLGHIILTVGLGFFFQVLLQSVKNS; the protein is encoded by the coding sequence ATGCAAAAATTAGCAAGAGCAAGTTTAAGTTATATGATTATTGGATTAATTAGTGGCGTTTATTTCCGTGAAATGACAAAATTCAATGATTTTGAAGGTTGGACACAGTTAAGTGTTATCCATACACATACACTTATTTTAGGAATGTTTTTCTTCTTAATCGTTCTACTACTGGAAAAAAGTTTCAATTTAACTAAGCACAAGAATTTCAAAAAGTTTTATGTCATTTATAACATTGGGTTAGGTATAACGTTGTTGATGATGTTAACACATGGAACAATGACTATCTTAGGTATTGAAAGTTCCGCAGCAATTAGTGGAATCGCTGGTTTGGGACATATTATTTTAACAGTTGGATTGGGTTTCTTTTTTCAAGTGTTATTGCAATCAGTAAAAAATAGTTAA
- a CDS encoding ABC transporter ATP-binding protein, whose product MKTILNMSHITKKFGKGHNEVTALNDLNFEVKEGEFISVIGPSGSGKSTFLTIAGGLQSTTTGNITINDIDFTALPEKKRAKLRFEEIGFILQSSNLIPFLTIEDQFTLVGKVKKEKVNKEKLDDLLKSLDIDHLRKSYPSDLSGGERQRVAIARSLYNNPSLILADEPTASLDTEHAYNVVKLLVKEAHDKKKATVMVTHDIRMIKWSDRVFQMEDGTLKEVHDF is encoded by the coding sequence ATGAAAACTATTTTAAATATGTCTCATATCACTAAAAAATTTGGTAAAGGTCATAATGAAGTGACAGCCTTAAATGACTTAAATTTTGAAGTTAAAGAAGGGGAATTTATCAGCGTCATTGGTCCTTCTGGTTCTGGAAAAAGTACTTTCTTAACGATAGCAGGTGGTTTACAAAGTACAACAACAGGTAATATTACTATTAATGATATTGATTTTACAGCTTTACCTGAAAAAAAACGTGCTAAATTACGTTTTGAAGAAATAGGTTTTATTCTACAAAGCTCAAACCTCATTCCTTTCTTAACTATAGAGGATCAATTTACTTTAGTTGGCAAAGTAAAAAAAGAAAAAGTTAATAAAGAAAAACTAGACGACTTACTTAAATCTCTTGATATTGATCACTTAAGAAAAAGTTACCCAAGTGATTTATCCGGTGGTGAACGCCAACGTGTGGCGATTGCTCGCTCTTTATACAATAATCCTAGTCTTATTTTAGCAGATGAACCCACTGCTAGTTTAGATACGGAACATGCTTATAACGTCGTGAAACTACTTGTCAAAGAAGCTCACGACAAGAAAAAAGCAACAGTTATGGTAACCCATGACATTCGTATGATTAAATGGAGTGACCGAGTATTTCAAATGGAAGATGGAACACTTAAAGAAGTACATGACTTTTAA
- a CDS encoding ABC transporter permease, whose protein sequence is MFLALKEMGYSKLRYSLIVGIMFLIGLVVFLLSGLADGLSQEFRQVVDDWDAKEIVLSDDANNILAASQLKIEDEKDISSNDKAPLSLYSGAIGKKGDKVNISLFGTDKDAFFLPEITSGTTLKNDNEVIISQNLADKGFKVDDTIKVGSNDLKVKVVGIFPATSYVATPVMYSTVKTATEIKFGEDMVKNTDNYPINAILSNDKDTTLSSDSLTKLSTDEFIDNLPGYTEQSLTLDSMIYVLFVIASAVIGIFMYVITLQKTAIFGVMKVQGINSWFISKSILAQSFLVGVFGVILSGVATYFLSLVLPDAMPFAINITQWCIYGAILVVVSTIGGLFSIVTVNKVDPINAIGG, encoded by the coding sequence ATGTTTTTAGCCTTAAAGGAAATGGGTTATTCAAAATTACGATATAGTTTAATCGTCGGTATTATGTTTCTAATTGGATTAGTAGTATTTTTATTATCTGGTCTAGCAGATGGATTGTCACAAGAATTTAGGCAAGTAGTAGATGATTGGGACGCAAAAGAAATTGTCCTATCAGATGATGCCAATAATATTTTAGCTGCATCACAATTAAAAATAGAAGATGAAAAAGATATTTCATCAAATGACAAAGCCCCACTGTCACTTTATAGTGGTGCTATCGGTAAAAAAGGCGATAAAGTAAATATCAGCTTGTTTGGGACAGATAAAGATGCTTTCTTTTTACCTGAAATAACAAGTGGTACTACATTAAAAAATGACAACGAGGTCATTATTTCGCAAAATCTTGCAGATAAAGGATTTAAAGTAGATGATACAATAAAAGTTGGAAGTAACGATTTGAAAGTTAAAGTCGTTGGGATCTTCCCTGCTACGTCTTATGTTGCGACCCCAGTAATGTATTCAACTGTCAAAACTGCAACTGAAATCAAATTCGGTGAAGATATGGTAAAAAATACAGATAACTATCCAATCAATGCTATATTAAGCAATGATAAAGATACAACATTATCCAGTGATTCATTAACTAAACTATCAACTGATGAATTTATTGATAACTTACCTGGATATACTGAGCAAAGTTTAACGCTTGATTCTATGATTTATGTCTTGTTTGTTATTGCATCAGCTGTTATCGGTATCTTCATGTATGTTATCACACTACAAAAAACTGCTATTTTTGGTGTCATGAAAGTTCAAGGCATTAATTCTTGGTTTATTTCTAAATCAATATTAGCTCAATCATTTTTAGTGGGTGTATTTGGAGTAATACTCTCTGGTGTTGCTACTTATTTCTTAAGCTTAGTATTACCTGACGCGATGCCATTTGCTATTAACATTACACAATGGTGTATCTATGGTGCCATTCTTGTCGTTGTATCAACAATCGGTGGCTTATTCTCAATCGTCACTGTAAATAAAGTTGACCCTATTAACGCAATTGGAGGTTAG